The following are from one region of the Rhipicephalus microplus isolate Deutch F79 chromosome 1, USDA_Rmic, whole genome shotgun sequence genome:
- the Syt4 gene encoding synaptotagmin 4 — protein MKLRVSQHSFHHDDSPQIKAVDESSPALVGIGVGSLVLVVALAAVSCACYRRRGVAQAKGPSQRRHPDKNLPLKKSSAVRSPSSGPAGPILKKSPSPTGGSKSPLGGNRSPSSQGGLTPPTETARSICESATKEVRTAVPTAAAASTASSAVVASTARAQADGDKKDVSPPATEDVADTKEKEVTEEKPTQLGQLHFRLRYNSEKHALLVTIVRCSDLPARDPNTGSSDPYVKLQLLPEKQHKVKTRVLRRTLSPVYDEDFTFYGINPNQLQATTLHFVVLSFDRYSRDDVIGEVVCSMAGLDTDHLDKTLALSRDIAPRHFKIRSQGRGELLVSLCHQPAANRLTVVVLKARNLPKVDITGLCDPYVKIYLLYNDQRIAKKKTHIKKRTVNPVFNESFVFEVPYNEGLDNLSLEFLVLDWDRVTKNEVVGRLQLGPHGSPTAQQHWREVRNSPRRQIAEWHKLRE, from the exons CGAGCCCCGCCCTGGTGGGCATTGGGGTGGGCAGTCTGGTGCTCGTGGTGGCCCTGGCCGCCGTCTCGTGCGCCTGCTACCGTCGCCGTGGAGTGGCGCAGGCCAAGGGCCCCTCGCAGCGCCGGCACCCGGACAAGAACCTGCCCCTGAAGAAGTCGTCCGCCGTGCGGTCTCCCAGCAGCGGGCCTGCAGGTCCCATCCTCAAGAAGTCTCCTAGTCCGACGGGGGGAAGCAAGTCGCCGCTTGGAGGGAACAGGTCGCCCTCCAGTCAAG GTGGTCTGACGCCTCCGACAGAGACAGCCCGCTCGATATGCGAGTCGGCGACCAAGGAAGTGCGTACCGCGGTGCCCACCGCGGCGGCAGCTTCGACCGCCAGTTCCGCGGTCGTCGCCTCGACAGCCAGGGCGCAGGCGGACGGCGACAAGAAAGACGTGAGCCCACCGGCAACTGAAGATGTCGCTGACACCAAGGAGAAAGAG GTGACGGAGGAGAAGCCCACGCAACTGGGCCAGCTGCACTTTCGACTGCGTTACAACTCGGAGAAGCACGCGCTGCTCGTGACCATCGTGCGCTGTTCGGACTTGCCGGCGCGGGACCCCAACACGGGCTCCTCCGACCCCTACGTCAAGCTACAGCTGCTTCCAGAGAAGCAGCACAAG GTGAAGACGCGCGTGCTGCGACGCACGTTGAGCCCGGTTTACGACGAGGACTTCACCTTCTACGGTATCAACCCGAACCAGCTGCAGGCCACCACGCTGCACTTCGTCGTGCTCAGCTTTGATCGGTACTCTCGCGATGACGTCATCGGCGAGGTGGTCTGCTCCATGGCGGGTCTCGACACCGACCACCTCGACAAGACGCTCGCCCTGTCGAGAGACATCGCACCGCGCCACTTCAAG ATTCGATCCCAGGGTCGCGGCGAGCTGCTCGTCTCTCTGTGCCACCAGCCGGCGGCCAACCGACTAACCGTAGTGGTGCTCAAGGCCCGGAACTTGCCCAAGGTGGACATCACCGGACTCTGCG ATCCGTACGTGAAGATCTACCTGCTGTACAACGACCAGCGCATCGCGAAGAAGAAGACGCACATCAAGAAGCGCACCGTGAACCCGGTGTTCAACGAGTCGTTCGTGTTCGAGGTTCCGTACAACGAGGGCCTGGACAACCTGAGCCTGGAGTTCCTCGTACTCGACTGGGACCGAGTGACCAAGAACGAGGTAGTGGGCCGCCTGCAGCTCGGCCCGCACGGTTCGCCCACCGCGCAGCAGCACTGGCGCGAGGTGCGCAACTCGCCGAGGCGCCAGATCGCCGAGTGGCACAAGCTCAGGGAGTAA